The Plasmodium gaboni strain SY75 chromosome 9, whole genome shotgun sequence DNA segment tttttgatttatataatttaaatacCTAATCATCATTATTTCCATCATCATCACCATCTAAATCATCATCTTTATCATCGTCATCATCATctttatcatcatcatcttcatcttcatcatcatcatcgtcatcatcatcatcatcaaATTCTTCATCAAAATCATCATCAAATTCATCAAATTCTTCTAATCctaaataatatgataatgGATTATGCCATATTTCTCTTCTTATTAATTCTCCAACATCTGGTTTATCTTGTAATTCATCAGTTGTAAACCATTCAAATATAGACCACTTAGGAATTTCATTATCTAAATCTGATCTATTATGTGTTACAGCTGCAATTGGATTTTTTCCTTCTTTCCATTTAATACGTGTACATTCAACAACTTTTTCTTGATTATTATCAAATGTTACATGTTTTACTAAGGTTAAAGGTTCCATAAATTCTTTAGCTTTCTCAccaaatataaatgttattttatatgaacCATTATTATCCATATTATCCTTTAAATCTAATTTTACT contains these protein-coding regions:
- a CDS encoding nucleosome assembly protein, which produces MKRDRSENSVENTDPKHSKIENDDPLMPFMQDFEDIQKDIEQLDIKCAHEQMNIQKQYDEKKKPLFEKRDEIIQKVPGFWANTLRKHPALSDIVPEDIDILNHLVKLDLKDNMDNNGSYKITFIFGEKAKEFMEPLTLVKHVTFDNNQEKVVECTRIKWKEGKNPIAAVTHNRSDLDNEIPKWSIFEWFTTDELQDKPDVGELIRREIWHNPLSYYLGLEEFDEFDDDFDEEFDDDDDDDDDDEDEDDDDKDDDDDDKDDDLDGDDDGNNDD